A single genomic interval of Gopherus evgoodei ecotype Sinaloan lineage chromosome 11, rGopEvg1_v1.p, whole genome shotgun sequence harbors:
- the FAM126B gene encoding protein FAM126B isoform X1, with protein sequence MLGSERCVVEEWLSEFKALPENQISGYASTLHRKKSLVPALYKVIQDPNNELLEPVCHQLFELYRSSEVRLKRFTLQFLPELIWVYLRLTASRDRQSNGCIEALLLGIYNLEIADKDGNNKVLSFTIPSLSKPSIYHEPSTIGSMALTEGALCQHDLIRVVYSDLHPQRETFTAQNRFEVLGFLMLCYNSAIVYMPASSCQSLCRMGSRLCVSGFPRQHEKRWKEFCNRVVLDPDFMVQLLTGVYYAIYNGQWGLGQEVLDDIIYRAQLELYSQPLLVANAMKNSLPFDAPDMSQEGQKVLKVEVTPTVPRISRTAITTASIRRHRWRREDGFDFSNEADSSIPGSPIQHGSTDLGIKREQEGEVLVRRTPEHGSPEPTLTAATTEDTEGINGREESVNFNDADEGFSSGASLSSQPVGTKPLSSTSQRGSLRKAASGRSAKDKETSSATKSNESPRDSVAQKQHLHQPTDLTAETIEMTPTKKHLSLPAGQVVPKASSLSLIRTASASSSKSFDYVNGGQAACIVGVGTAGVTNLAAGNSNRFSTISLQEDRLGQAGEGKDLLTPGAPLTKQSRSPSFNMQLISQV encoded by the exons GCATTACCTGAAAATCAAATCTCTGGTTATGCATCAACGTTGCACCGGAAAAAATCACTGGTGCCAGCTCTTTATAAGGTTATTCAGGACCCAAATAATGAG CTCCTGGAACCTGTCTGCCACCAGCTCTTTGAACTCTACCGTAGTTCTGAAGTTCGACTCAAGAGGTTCACGCTGCAGTTCCTGCCAGAATTGATTTGGGTTTATCTGCGTCTTACTGCCAGCAGGGACAGACAGAGTAACGGTTGCATTGAAGCACTGCTTCTTGGGATTTACAATTTG GAAATTGCTGACAAAGATGGGAACAACAAAGTTTTATCTTTCACCATCCCTTCGTTATCCAAGCCTTCAATATACCATGAG CCTTCTACTATTGGATCCATGGCTTTGACTGAGGGAGCCCTATGTCAACATGACCTCATCAGGGTGGTTTATAGTGATCTTCATCCTCAGAGAGAAACCTTCACTGCACAGAATAG GTTTGAGGTGCTGGGCTTTCTCATGCTGTGCTACAACTCTGCTATTGTCTACATGCCTGCCTCCTCCTGTCAGTCACTTTGCAGGATGGGTTCCAG GCTTTGCGTGAGTGGATTTCCACGGCAGCATGAGAAACGCTGGAAAGAATTCTGTAACAGAGTGGTACTAGATCCTGACTTCATGGTGCAACTGCTCACCGGTGTCTATTATGCCAT ataTAATGGACAGTGGGGTCTTGGCCAAGAAGTATTGGATGACATAATTTACAGAGCACAGCTTGAACTTTACTCTCAGCCACTGCTG GTTGCAAATGCCATGAAGAACTCGTTGCCCTTTGATGCCCCTGATATGTCACAAGAAGGCCAGAAGGTGCTGAAGGTAGAGGTTACTCCTACAGTGCCCAGGATTTCTCGGACTGCCATTACGACAGCTTCCATCCGTCGCCATCGCTGGAGGAGAGAAG ATGGCTTTGACTTCTCAAACGAGGCTGACTCAAGCATTCCTGGCTCCCCGATCCAGCACGGCTCCACAGACCTAGGGATCAAACGTGAGCAAGAGGGGGAGGTGCTGGTGCGCAGGACCCCTGAGCATGGCTCACCGGAGCCCACCTTGACAGCAGCCACAACAGAGG ATACTGAGGGTATAAATGGAAGAGAGGAATCCGTGAACTTCAATGATGCTGACGAAGGATTTTCATCAGGAGCTTCCCTTAGTAGCCAGCCAGTTGGGACCAAGCCTCTATCGTCCACATCCCAGAGGGGCAGTTTAAGGAAAGCAGCAAGTGGGCGTTCAGCTAAGGATAAAGAAACATCATCTGCCACTAAATCCAATGAGAGCCCTCGAGATTCAGTAGCTCAGAAGCAGCACCTGCACCAACCAACTGACCTTACTGCAGAAACAATTGAGATGACACCTACAAAGAAACACCTCAGCCTGCCTGCTGGGCAGGTGGTACCAAAAGCCAGTAGCTTGAGCCTAATCCGGACTGCCAGTGCTTCCTCCAGTAAATCATTTGACTATGTGAATGGTGGTCAAGCAGCTTGCATTGTTGGGGTTGGCACTGCGGGTGTTACTAATCTAGCAGCTGGCAATTCCAATCGGTTTTCAACTATCAGTCTACAGGAGGACCGGCTAGGCCAAGCTGGGGAAGGTAAAGATCTCCTTACTCCAGGGGCTCCCCTTACCAAGCAGTCTCGATCCCCAAGTTTCAATATGCAGCTGATATCCCAGGTGTAG
- the FAM126B gene encoding protein FAM126B isoform X4, with amino-acid sequence MLGSERCVVEEWLSEFKALPENQISGYASTLHRKKSLVPALYKVIQDPNNELLEPVCHQLFELYRSSEVRLKRFTLQFLPELIWVYLRLTASRDRQSNGCIEALLLGIYNLEIADKDGNNKVLSFTIPSLSKPSIYHEPSTIGSMALTEGALCQHDLIRVVYSDLHPQRETFTAQNRFEVLGFLMLCYNSAIVYMPASSCQSLCRMGSRLCVSGFPRQHEKRWKEFCNRVVLDPDFMVQLLTGVYYAIYNGQWGLGQEVLDDIIYRAQLELYSQPLLVANAMKNSLPFDAPDMSQEGQKVLKVEVTPTVPRISRTAITTASIRRHRWRREDGFDFSNEADSSIPGSPIQHGSTDLGIKHTEGINGREESVNFNDADEGFSSGASLSSQPVGTKPLSSTSQRGSLRKAASGRSAKDKETSSATKSNESPRDSVAQKQHLHQPTDLTAETIEMTPTKKHLSLPAGQVVPKASSLSLIRTASASSSKSFDYVNGGQAACIVGVGTAGVTNLAAGNSNRFSTISLQEDRLGQAGEGKDLLTPGAPLTKQSRSPSFNMQLISQV; translated from the exons GCATTACCTGAAAATCAAATCTCTGGTTATGCATCAACGTTGCACCGGAAAAAATCACTGGTGCCAGCTCTTTATAAGGTTATTCAGGACCCAAATAATGAG CTCCTGGAACCTGTCTGCCACCAGCTCTTTGAACTCTACCGTAGTTCTGAAGTTCGACTCAAGAGGTTCACGCTGCAGTTCCTGCCAGAATTGATTTGGGTTTATCTGCGTCTTACTGCCAGCAGGGACAGACAGAGTAACGGTTGCATTGAAGCACTGCTTCTTGGGATTTACAATTTG GAAATTGCTGACAAAGATGGGAACAACAAAGTTTTATCTTTCACCATCCCTTCGTTATCCAAGCCTTCAATATACCATGAG CCTTCTACTATTGGATCCATGGCTTTGACTGAGGGAGCCCTATGTCAACATGACCTCATCAGGGTGGTTTATAGTGATCTTCATCCTCAGAGAGAAACCTTCACTGCACAGAATAG GTTTGAGGTGCTGGGCTTTCTCATGCTGTGCTACAACTCTGCTATTGTCTACATGCCTGCCTCCTCCTGTCAGTCACTTTGCAGGATGGGTTCCAG GCTTTGCGTGAGTGGATTTCCACGGCAGCATGAGAAACGCTGGAAAGAATTCTGTAACAGAGTGGTACTAGATCCTGACTTCATGGTGCAACTGCTCACCGGTGTCTATTATGCCAT ataTAATGGACAGTGGGGTCTTGGCCAAGAAGTATTGGATGACATAATTTACAGAGCACAGCTTGAACTTTACTCTCAGCCACTGCTG GTTGCAAATGCCATGAAGAACTCGTTGCCCTTTGATGCCCCTGATATGTCACAAGAAGGCCAGAAGGTGCTGAAGGTAGAGGTTACTCCTACAGTGCCCAGGATTTCTCGGACTGCCATTACGACAGCTTCCATCCGTCGCCATCGCTGGAGGAGAGAAG ATGGCTTTGACTTCTCAAACGAGGCTGACTCAAGCATTCCTGGCTCCCCGATCCAGCACGGCTCCACAGACCTAGGGATCAAAC ATACTGAGGGTATAAATGGAAGAGAGGAATCCGTGAACTTCAATGATGCTGACGAAGGATTTTCATCAGGAGCTTCCCTTAGTAGCCAGCCAGTTGGGACCAAGCCTCTATCGTCCACATCCCAGAGGGGCAGTTTAAGGAAAGCAGCAAGTGGGCGTTCAGCTAAGGATAAAGAAACATCATCTGCCACTAAATCCAATGAGAGCCCTCGAGATTCAGTAGCTCAGAAGCAGCACCTGCACCAACCAACTGACCTTACTGCAGAAACAATTGAGATGACACCTACAAAGAAACACCTCAGCCTGCCTGCTGGGCAGGTGGTACCAAAAGCCAGTAGCTTGAGCCTAATCCGGACTGCCAGTGCTTCCTCCAGTAAATCATTTGACTATGTGAATGGTGGTCAAGCAGCTTGCATTGTTGGGGTTGGCACTGCGGGTGTTACTAATCTAGCAGCTGGCAATTCCAATCGGTTTTCAACTATCAGTCTACAGGAGGACCGGCTAGGCCAAGCTGGGGAAGGTAAAGATCTCCTTACTCCAGGGGCTCCCCTTACCAAGCAGTCTCGATCCCCAAGTTTCAATATGCAGCTGATATCCCAGGTGTAG
- the FAM126B gene encoding protein FAM126B isoform X2, producing MLGSERCVVEEWLSEFKALPENQISGYASTLHRKKSLVPALYKVIQDPNNELLEPVCHQLFELYRSSEVRLKRFTLQFLPELIWVYLRLTASRDRQSNGCIEALLLGIYNLEIADKDGNNKVLSFTIPSLSKPSIYHEPSTIGSMALTEGALCQHDLIRVVYSDLHPQRETFTAQNRFEVLGFLMLCYNSAIVYMPASSCQSLCRMGSRLCVSGFPRQHEKRWKEFCNRVVLDPDFMVQLLTGVYYAIYNGQWGLGQEVLDDIIYRAQLELYSQPLLVANAMKNSLPFDAPDMSQEGQKVLKVEVTPTVPRISRTAITTASIRRHRWRREDGFDFSNEADSSIPGSPIQHGSTDLGIKREQEGEVLVRRTPEHGSPEPTLTAATTEDTEGINGREESVNFNDADEGFSSGASLSSQPVGTKPLSSTSQRGSLRKAASGRSAKDKETSSATKSNESPRDSVAQKQHLHQPTDLTAETIEMTPTKKHLSLPAGQVVPKASSLSLIRTASASSSKSFDYVNGGQAACIVGVGTAGVTNLAAGNSNRFSTISLQEDRLGQAGEGHRVIPLTHWNLERPNLLK from the exons GCATTACCTGAAAATCAAATCTCTGGTTATGCATCAACGTTGCACCGGAAAAAATCACTGGTGCCAGCTCTTTATAAGGTTATTCAGGACCCAAATAATGAG CTCCTGGAACCTGTCTGCCACCAGCTCTTTGAACTCTACCGTAGTTCTGAAGTTCGACTCAAGAGGTTCACGCTGCAGTTCCTGCCAGAATTGATTTGGGTTTATCTGCGTCTTACTGCCAGCAGGGACAGACAGAGTAACGGTTGCATTGAAGCACTGCTTCTTGGGATTTACAATTTG GAAATTGCTGACAAAGATGGGAACAACAAAGTTTTATCTTTCACCATCCCTTCGTTATCCAAGCCTTCAATATACCATGAG CCTTCTACTATTGGATCCATGGCTTTGACTGAGGGAGCCCTATGTCAACATGACCTCATCAGGGTGGTTTATAGTGATCTTCATCCTCAGAGAGAAACCTTCACTGCACAGAATAG GTTTGAGGTGCTGGGCTTTCTCATGCTGTGCTACAACTCTGCTATTGTCTACATGCCTGCCTCCTCCTGTCAGTCACTTTGCAGGATGGGTTCCAG GCTTTGCGTGAGTGGATTTCCACGGCAGCATGAGAAACGCTGGAAAGAATTCTGTAACAGAGTGGTACTAGATCCTGACTTCATGGTGCAACTGCTCACCGGTGTCTATTATGCCAT ataTAATGGACAGTGGGGTCTTGGCCAAGAAGTATTGGATGACATAATTTACAGAGCACAGCTTGAACTTTACTCTCAGCCACTGCTG GTTGCAAATGCCATGAAGAACTCGTTGCCCTTTGATGCCCCTGATATGTCACAAGAAGGCCAGAAGGTGCTGAAGGTAGAGGTTACTCCTACAGTGCCCAGGATTTCTCGGACTGCCATTACGACAGCTTCCATCCGTCGCCATCGCTGGAGGAGAGAAG ATGGCTTTGACTTCTCAAACGAGGCTGACTCAAGCATTCCTGGCTCCCCGATCCAGCACGGCTCCACAGACCTAGGGATCAAACGTGAGCAAGAGGGGGAGGTGCTGGTGCGCAGGACCCCTGAGCATGGCTCACCGGAGCCCACCTTGACAGCAGCCACAACAGAGG ATACTGAGGGTATAAATGGAAGAGAGGAATCCGTGAACTTCAATGATGCTGACGAAGGATTTTCATCAGGAGCTTCCCTTAGTAGCCAGCCAGTTGGGACCAAGCCTCTATCGTCCACATCCCAGAGGGGCAGTTTAAGGAAAGCAGCAAGTGGGCGTTCAGCTAAGGATAAAGAAACATCATCTGCCACTAAATCCAATGAGAGCCCTCGAGATTCAGTAGCTCAGAAGCAGCACCTGCACCAACCAACTGACCTTACTGCAGAAACAATTGAGATGACACCTACAAAGAAACACCTCAGCCTGCCTGCTGGGCAGGTGGTACCAAAAGCCAGTAGCTTGAGCCTAATCCGGACTGCCAGTGCTTCCTCCAGTAAATCATTTGACTATGTGAATGGTGGTCAAGCAGCTTGCATTGTTGGGGTTGGCACTGCGGGTGTTACTAATCTAGCAGCTGGCAATTCCAATCGGTTTTCAACTATCAGTCTACAGGAGGACCGGCTAGGCCAAGCTGGGGAAG GACACAGGGTCATTCCGCTTACACACTGGAATTTGGAAAGGCCAAACCTGTTGAAATAA
- the FAM126B gene encoding protein FAM126B isoform X3 — MLGSERCVVEEWLSEFKALPENQISGYASTLHRKKSLVPALYKVIQDPNNELLEPVCHQLFELYRSSEVRLKRFTLQFLPELIWVYLRLTASRDRQSNGCIEALLLGIYNLEIADKDGNNKVLSFTIPSLSKPSIYHEPSTIGSMALTEGALCQHDLIRVVYSDLHPQRETFTAQNRFEVLGFLMLCYNSAIVYMPASSCQSLCRMGSRLCVSGFPRQHEKRWKEFCNRVVLDPDFMVQLLTGVYYAIYNGQWGLGQEVLDDIIYRAQLELYSQPLLVANAMKNSLPFDAPDMSQEGQKVLKVEVTPTVPRISRTAITTASIRRHRWRREDGFDFSNEADSSIPGSPIQHGSTDLGIKREQEGEVLVRRTPEHGSPEPTLTAATTEDTEGINGREESVNFNDADEGFSSGASLSSQPVGTKPLSSTSQRGSLRKAASGRSAKDKETSSATKSNESPRDSVAQKQHLHQPTDLTAETIEMTPTKKHLSLPAGQVVPKASSLSLIRTASASSSKSFDYVNGGQAACIVGVGTAGVTNLAAGNSNRFSTISLQEDRLGQAGEDQLRAQYIYQPITF; from the exons GCATTACCTGAAAATCAAATCTCTGGTTATGCATCAACGTTGCACCGGAAAAAATCACTGGTGCCAGCTCTTTATAAGGTTATTCAGGACCCAAATAATGAG CTCCTGGAACCTGTCTGCCACCAGCTCTTTGAACTCTACCGTAGTTCTGAAGTTCGACTCAAGAGGTTCACGCTGCAGTTCCTGCCAGAATTGATTTGGGTTTATCTGCGTCTTACTGCCAGCAGGGACAGACAGAGTAACGGTTGCATTGAAGCACTGCTTCTTGGGATTTACAATTTG GAAATTGCTGACAAAGATGGGAACAACAAAGTTTTATCTTTCACCATCCCTTCGTTATCCAAGCCTTCAATATACCATGAG CCTTCTACTATTGGATCCATGGCTTTGACTGAGGGAGCCCTATGTCAACATGACCTCATCAGGGTGGTTTATAGTGATCTTCATCCTCAGAGAGAAACCTTCACTGCACAGAATAG GTTTGAGGTGCTGGGCTTTCTCATGCTGTGCTACAACTCTGCTATTGTCTACATGCCTGCCTCCTCCTGTCAGTCACTTTGCAGGATGGGTTCCAG GCTTTGCGTGAGTGGATTTCCACGGCAGCATGAGAAACGCTGGAAAGAATTCTGTAACAGAGTGGTACTAGATCCTGACTTCATGGTGCAACTGCTCACCGGTGTCTATTATGCCAT ataTAATGGACAGTGGGGTCTTGGCCAAGAAGTATTGGATGACATAATTTACAGAGCACAGCTTGAACTTTACTCTCAGCCACTGCTG GTTGCAAATGCCATGAAGAACTCGTTGCCCTTTGATGCCCCTGATATGTCACAAGAAGGCCAGAAGGTGCTGAAGGTAGAGGTTACTCCTACAGTGCCCAGGATTTCTCGGACTGCCATTACGACAGCTTCCATCCGTCGCCATCGCTGGAGGAGAGAAG ATGGCTTTGACTTCTCAAACGAGGCTGACTCAAGCATTCCTGGCTCCCCGATCCAGCACGGCTCCACAGACCTAGGGATCAAACGTGAGCAAGAGGGGGAGGTGCTGGTGCGCAGGACCCCTGAGCATGGCTCACCGGAGCCCACCTTGACAGCAGCCACAACAGAGG ATACTGAGGGTATAAATGGAAGAGAGGAATCCGTGAACTTCAATGATGCTGACGAAGGATTTTCATCAGGAGCTTCCCTTAGTAGCCAGCCAGTTGGGACCAAGCCTCTATCGTCCACATCCCAGAGGGGCAGTTTAAGGAAAGCAGCAAGTGGGCGTTCAGCTAAGGATAAAGAAACATCATCTGCCACTAAATCCAATGAGAGCCCTCGAGATTCAGTAGCTCAGAAGCAGCACCTGCACCAACCAACTGACCTTACTGCAGAAACAATTGAGATGACACCTACAAAGAAACACCTCAGCCTGCCTGCTGGGCAGGTGGTACCAAAAGCCAGTAGCTTGAGCCTAATCCGGACTGCCAGTGCTTCCTCCAGTAAATCATTTGACTATGTGAATGGTGGTCAAGCAGCTTGCATTGTTGGGGTTGGCACTGCGGGTGTTACTAATCTAGCAGCTGGCAATTCCAATCGGTTTTCAACTATCAGTCTACAGGAGGACCGGCTAGGCCAAGCTGGGGAAG
- the FAM126B gene encoding protein FAM126B isoform X5, which produces MLGSERCVVEEWLSEFKALPENQISGYASTLHRKKSLVPALYKVIQDPNNELLEPVCHQLFELYRSSEVRLKRFTLQFLPELIWVYLRLTASRDRQSNGCIEALLLGIYNLEIADKDGNNKVLSFTIPSLSKPSIYHEPSTIGSMALTEGALCQHDLIRVVYSDLHPQRETFTAQNRFEVLGFLMLCYNSAIVYMPASSCQSLCRMGSRLCVSGFPRQHEKRWKEFCNRVVLDPDFMVQLLTGVYYAIYNGQWGLGQEVLDDIIYRAQLELYSQPLLVANAMKNSLPFDAPDMSQEGQKVLKVEVTPTVPRISRTAITTASIRRHRWRREDTEGINGREESVNFNDADEGFSSGASLSSQPVGTKPLSSTSQRGSLRKAASGRSAKDKETSSATKSNESPRDSVAQKQHLHQPTDLTAETIEMTPTKKHLSLPAGQVVPKASSLSLIRTASASSSKSFDYVNGGQAACIVGVGTAGVTNLAAGNSNRFSTISLQEDRLGQAGEGKDLLTPGAPLTKQSRSPSFNMQLISQV; this is translated from the exons GCATTACCTGAAAATCAAATCTCTGGTTATGCATCAACGTTGCACCGGAAAAAATCACTGGTGCCAGCTCTTTATAAGGTTATTCAGGACCCAAATAATGAG CTCCTGGAACCTGTCTGCCACCAGCTCTTTGAACTCTACCGTAGTTCTGAAGTTCGACTCAAGAGGTTCACGCTGCAGTTCCTGCCAGAATTGATTTGGGTTTATCTGCGTCTTACTGCCAGCAGGGACAGACAGAGTAACGGTTGCATTGAAGCACTGCTTCTTGGGATTTACAATTTG GAAATTGCTGACAAAGATGGGAACAACAAAGTTTTATCTTTCACCATCCCTTCGTTATCCAAGCCTTCAATATACCATGAG CCTTCTACTATTGGATCCATGGCTTTGACTGAGGGAGCCCTATGTCAACATGACCTCATCAGGGTGGTTTATAGTGATCTTCATCCTCAGAGAGAAACCTTCACTGCACAGAATAG GTTTGAGGTGCTGGGCTTTCTCATGCTGTGCTACAACTCTGCTATTGTCTACATGCCTGCCTCCTCCTGTCAGTCACTTTGCAGGATGGGTTCCAG GCTTTGCGTGAGTGGATTTCCACGGCAGCATGAGAAACGCTGGAAAGAATTCTGTAACAGAGTGGTACTAGATCCTGACTTCATGGTGCAACTGCTCACCGGTGTCTATTATGCCAT ataTAATGGACAGTGGGGTCTTGGCCAAGAAGTATTGGATGACATAATTTACAGAGCACAGCTTGAACTTTACTCTCAGCCACTGCTG GTTGCAAATGCCATGAAGAACTCGTTGCCCTTTGATGCCCCTGATATGTCACAAGAAGGCCAGAAGGTGCTGAAGGTAGAGGTTACTCCTACAGTGCCCAGGATTTCTCGGACTGCCATTACGACAGCTTCCATCCGTCGCCATCGCTGGAGGAGAGAAG ATACTGAGGGTATAAATGGAAGAGAGGAATCCGTGAACTTCAATGATGCTGACGAAGGATTTTCATCAGGAGCTTCCCTTAGTAGCCAGCCAGTTGGGACCAAGCCTCTATCGTCCACATCCCAGAGGGGCAGTTTAAGGAAAGCAGCAAGTGGGCGTTCAGCTAAGGATAAAGAAACATCATCTGCCACTAAATCCAATGAGAGCCCTCGAGATTCAGTAGCTCAGAAGCAGCACCTGCACCAACCAACTGACCTTACTGCAGAAACAATTGAGATGACACCTACAAAGAAACACCTCAGCCTGCCTGCTGGGCAGGTGGTACCAAAAGCCAGTAGCTTGAGCCTAATCCGGACTGCCAGTGCTTCCTCCAGTAAATCATTTGACTATGTGAATGGTGGTCAAGCAGCTTGCATTGTTGGGGTTGGCACTGCGGGTGTTACTAATCTAGCAGCTGGCAATTCCAATCGGTTTTCAACTATCAGTCTACAGGAGGACCGGCTAGGCCAAGCTGGGGAAGGTAAAGATCTCCTTACTCCAGGGGCTCCCCTTACCAAGCAGTCTCGATCCCCAAGTTTCAATATGCAGCTGATATCCCAGGTGTAG